Genomic window (Aminivibrio pyruvatiphilus):
CCCCCCTGGAGAAATTACTCCCGTTCCGTGCACTCCCCCTTTTGTTGCGGGAGTGGTCAACCTGAGGGGAAGGATCGTTCCGGTAGTGGACTTGAAGATCCTCTTCGGAATCCGGTCCGCCGGGGAGAAGAGGGGGGCCAGGATTGTGCTGCTCCAGTCAGGCGGGGCTGAAATGGGGCTGCTCACCGACGGCGTGCCCGGTATCGGCATCATCGGAAGGGAAACCGTCCGTCCCCCCCTTTCGGTTCCGTCCGGCCTTCCCGGAGCCTATATGACGGGAATCGCCGGAAATGACCTTGCAGTGCTCGACGGGGGAAAAATCCTCAGGGACAGCGCCCTGACCGTCGATGAAGAAGCATAAATCCCGCGAGGAGGGGTTCATTGTGGCATGGAGAGATATGGGGATACGAAAAAAACTCGCCGTCGGTTTCGGGGCGGTGGTACTCATTGCCGTAATACTCGGCGCAGCGGGGGTGTCCGGCATCTCCCGCCTTTCCGACGACATGGCCTATGTAGGGGAGACGAGACTTCCCGACATCCTGTCCTTTTCCCGGCTGAACTACCTCCGGATGATAATCAGGGCAGAGAGCCTGGAAGGGCTGCGGGCGGAGGACAGTTCCTCCAGGGATACGGATGTGCGGCGTATCCTCGACCGAAGGGCCCGGGCATGGGAGGATATTGACAAGACATGGAAGAACGTTCTCGAGACGAAGCGGCACACGAAAAAGGGAGAGCAGCTTCTTGAGATTCTCAAGGTCCAGTTCGATTCATGGAGGAGACTTCATGCGGAGATGGACAGGATCCTCGAAGAGATCTCCAGGGCCCAGTCAGAGGAGAGGAAAAATCTTCTTTTCGGGGACTACGCCGAGCTCTATGCACGGATACTCCCCGTCTCCGACCAGATGGGCCGGGCCTTTGACGACATCACGGAGCACAACAGGACCGTGACCCTCGACATCATACAGAAGGACCTTGAAAGAGGGGCTCTTCTTGAACGGGTCAGCCTTTTCGCCCTTATCGCGGGAGTGCTGGCCGCCCTCGTGCTGACGGCGGTCATATCGAAGAGCGTCTCCGAACCCCTTGTCAGGGGGGTGGAGCTTCTCTCGCGGATACGGAAAGGGGACCTGACCGGGAGTGTGCCCGAGAGCCTGCGGAACAGGAAGGATGAAGCGGGGATGCTGGCCCGGGCCCTTCATGACGTGATGGAGGACCTCCGGTCACAGATCTCGGAGATCAGGGAAGTGACCTCCTCTCTCGCCGCCTCCGCTGCCCAGATATCCGCTTCGGTTTCGGAAGTGGCCGCAGGCGCCGAGGAGTCCTCCGTGGCGGTAGTGGAGACCACGGCCACCATGGAGGAGGTCAGGACCACGGCCGAGGTTACCACGAAGAAGAGCAGGGAAGTGGCGGAGCATGCCCAGCAGGGGCTTCAGCTCGTGCAGCAGGGGAAGGCGGCCACGGATGCACTTTTTGAAGCGATGAAGAATATCGGCGACCAGATGGGATCCATTGCCGAGACCATTGTCCGTCTCAGTGAACAGAGCCAGGAAGTGGGGGAAATCACCGGCACGGTGGAGGACCTTGCAGAGCAGTCGAACCTCCTGGCCGTGAACGCCGCCGTGGAGGCGGCCAAGGCAGGAGAGCAGGGCAGAGGCTTCTCCGTGGTGGCCCAGGAAATAAAGAGTCTCGCCGAGCAGTCGAAACAGTCCGCCCGGGAGGTCCAGAGAATCCTCCGGGATATCCAGAAGGCCACCGGGGCGGCGGTGATGGCAATCGAGCAGGGATCGAAGGCGGTGGACCGCGGCGCGAAGGAAGCTGCTCCCTCCAGGGAATCGGTTCTTGCCCTTTCCAGGAGGTTTACGGAGTCCGCTCAGTCCGCCGCCCAGATCGCGGCGGCGAACAACGAGCTCCTTTCCGGGATCGGGCAGGTGGCCCAGGCTATGGAAAACATCCGGGAGGCGGGCGAGCAGAACGTGATGGGAATGAAGGAGCTTGAATCTGCTGCGGCGAGCCTGAGGGACATGGGAAGAAGGCTGGCGGCTCTTGTCGAAGGGTACCGGATCTGACCGGGGGGATTTCCCGGAGGAGCGGCATGATGAACCTGACGGAAAAGGAATTTCTCGAGGAGCTCAGAAGAGATTTCATCCTCGAGGCGGAGGAATACCTCCAGACCATTACTGCCGGTCTTCTCGACCTGGAGCGGCCGGATTCGCCGCCCCGGGTCCTGGAGGAGGTCTTTCGCGCCGCCCACAGCCTCAAGGGAGCTGCCCAGGCGGTACGCATGCCTGCAATTTCGGGCCTTTGCCAGGTTCTGGAAAGCGTCTTTTCCGCCATGAAAAAAGGGGTGCTCCATCCGTCAACAGAAGGATTCGACATCCTGCAGCGCTCGGTGGATGTTCTTTCGGCCATGGTTTCCGCCGGAGGAGAGGACGACGGACGGGGGACTGAAGCGAGGAAGGTTCTGGAGACCGTTTTGTCCGATGAAGGCTCCCCGGGTTCGCTTTTTCCGCCGTTTATTCCCCACAGACAGGAAACAGCCGGAATTAGGGCGGAAACAGCCGAAGAGAAGGCTCTTCCTCAAATCCCCCCTCCCGCTTCAGGGGAACAGGGAAGGGAGGGTCCGGAACAGCCGGCGGGAAGAGGCACCCCCCGGGAAACGGTTCGGATAGGAGCCGATAAGCTCGACGGACTGCTCCTTCGGGCAGAGGAGATGATCTCCCTGAACCAGGTGCTGGACGTCCGGCTGGGAGAAATCCGGGAGCTCCGCCATCTTCTTGCTGAGTGGCTGGCTGAATGGCGCAGAACGGAGAATGTCCTGAAGAAGACCGGGGAGGATAAACGGCTTCCGCCCAGGGCGGCGGAGTTTTTCACAGCGGGGCGGAACCGCCTCAGGGAAGCCTGGGAACAGGCCGCCTTCATGGAACGATCCCTGGCGGACAACGGCAGGACCTCAGGGATCCTGGTGGAAGACCTCCTCGAGGAAGCCCGGTCCGTTCTCATGCTTCCCTTTTCCTCCCTGCTCCAGGGGTTTCCCAAAATCGTGCGAGACCTTGCCCGCGATCTCCTCAAAGACGTTGAATTCTCCGCCGAAGGCGGGGACGTGGAAGTGGACAAGCGGATTCTCGAGGGACTGAAGGATCCCCTGGTCCATCTTGTGCGGAACGCTCTCGACCACGGCATCGAAAGACCGGAGGAACGGAGGGCCGGAGGCAAGCCCGAAAAAGGAAGGCTGTCCATCGCGGTCTCTTCCGTGGAGAGAGGCCGTGTGGAGATCACCCTTTCCGATGACGGAAAGGGAATCGACCCTGAGAGGCTTCGGGCGAGTGCGATGAAATCGGGGCTCCTGGAGGCCGAAGAGGTCCGGGCCCTCACCGACGAAGAAGCTCTCATGCTCATATTCCAGTCCGGCCTCTCCACCAGCCCGATCATCACGGATATCTCCGGCAGGGGCCTCGGTATGGCCATCGTCCGGGAGGGAGTGGAAAGCCTGGGGGGAAAAATCTCCCTTTCTTCCCTGCCGGAAAAGGGGACACGGTTCACCCTCTCCCTTCCGGTGACCCTCGCCACCTTCCGGGGTGTGATCGTGAGAGAATGGGGGCAGCAGTTCGTCATTCCCACGGCCTGTGTCCGGAGGGCCGCCAGGGTGCGGCGTTCCGACATCCGGACGGTGGAAAACAGGGAGACCGTGTCCCTCGACGGCATGCCCCATGCCCTGGTCCGCCTGGGTTCCCTCCTCGGCATGGCCGAGCCGGCCGACAGGACGGAGAAGGATGTTCTGCCTGTGGTGGCCGCAGGGACCGGAGACTCGATCGTCGCTTTCGTGGTGGACGGTGTGCTGAACGAGCAGGAGGTGCTCCTCAAGCCCCTGGGCGGGATCCTCAAGAGGGTAAGGAACGTGGGGGGCGTGACGGTGCTCGGCTCCGGAAAGGTCGTTCCGGTTCTCCACTGCGGCGACCTGGTCAAGTCGGCGCTGAAGGGGACCGTCCGCAGCCTGTCCGCTCAGGGCGAGGCGGGGGAAGCCCCCCCGGCGGTCCTGGTGGCGGAGGACTCCATTACTTCGAGGGCTCTGCTGAAAAACATCCTGACCGCCGCAGGCTATGCCGTGCACACGGCGGCGGACGGCCAGGAAGCCTGGAAAACTCTCTCCCGCGGGGAGATTTCCCTCGTGGTATCCGACGTGGAAATGCCCGGGATGAACGGTTTCGAGCTGACTTCAAAAATCCGTTCGGAAGAGCGGCTGTCCGATCTTCCGGTGATCCTGGTGACCTCGCTGGAATCGGCGGAGGACCGGGAGCGTGGCGTGGTGGCCGGCGCCGACGCATACATTGTTAAAAGCGGTTTCGACCAGGGCGCGCTCCTTGACGTTATCCGGCGGCTTCTCTGAGCGGACCCCCTGGAGAGGAGGGGAATTCTATGATCAGGGTCCTCGTGGTGGATGATTCACCCCTCATGTGCAGAGTTCTGGGCAAGATGCTCGAATCCGATCCCGGAATACGGGTCTGGGGAACGGCGGGCAGCGGAGAAGAGGCCCTGGAACTCCTGGAAAAGGGCAGGCCCGATGTGGTCACCATGGACATTCACATGGGAGGCATGGACGGCTTCGAGACAACGAGGCGGATCATGGAATCGGAGCGTCCCCTTCCCGTGGTGATCGTCAGCTCCTGCTGGGATCCCCTCGAGGTGGAGAGAACCTTCGAAGCCATGGCGGCAGGAGCGGTGGCAATTCTCCCCAAGCCGGCGAATATGGCCGAAGACGGCGGAGAATATGAGCAGGAGCTTCTTCGGACAATCCGTGCCGCATCGGAGGCCAGGGTCGGCCGCCTCAGGAAGAGATTCCCTGACCCCGGTGCACCGCTGCCCGCCGCCGGGAAAGGCAGGGTGAAAATCGTTGCCGCGGGCGCTTCCACGGGAGGTCCCCAGGCTCTTTCGGCCTTTCTCTCCGGCCTTCCGGCGGGATTTCCCCGGCCCGTCCTCGTGGTGCAGCACATGGCCCAGGGGTTTACCCGGGGATTGGCTGACTGGCTGGGCAAAATTACCCCCCTGAGGGTGAAGATCGGCGCCCCGGGGGAATCTCTGTCGGGAGGGACCGTCTACATCGCCCCGGAGGGAATGCACATGGTTCTGAACAGGAGCGGGGATTCTCTCCGCTTTTCTGACAATCCGCCCCTGCATATGGTCCGTCCTTCCGTATCGGTGCTTTTCCGTTCGGTGGCGGAGGTTTTCGGCAAAGACTCCGCTGCGCTTCTCTTCTCCGGGATGGGGGCCGACGGAGCGGAAGAACTGAAGCAATTGAGGGATCTGGGGGCAGCCACCTTTGCGCAGGACAGGGAGTCCTCGGTGGTCTGGGGAATGCCGGGAGAGGCCGTCCGGCTGGAAGGGGCGGAGCATGTGGGATCTCCTTCGGTTCTTGCCGCCATCCTGTCGGGCATGATGGCCGGAAACTGCAACAGGACGGAAAAAATGGACAACGGGGAACGGAGATGATGAGTTGGAGATCATGAAAAGGGCAGCAAGCATTCTGATCGTGGAGGACAGCCTGACCCAGGCCAAGCGGCTCGAGCGGCTCCTGGCGGAGAACGGGTACACCGTCCGGGTGGCCCGCAACGGAATCGAGGGCCTGGCTGCCGCGGCGGAGAAAAAACCTTCGGTGGTCATAACCGATGTCATGATGCCGGAGATGGACGGATTCGAAATGTGCCGCTGCATCAAGAATGACGGTGCCCTGAGGGACATTCCCGTGGTGCTGCTCACCTCCCTCTCCGACCCGAAGGATGTCATTCGGGGCCTCCAGTGCGGCGCCGACAACTTTCTCACCAAGCCGTACGAAGGGGACCACCTCCTGCGCCGCCTGGAACACGTTCTCACCAACCTTGAACTCCGGAGGGCCGGCCAGGCCCAGATGACGGTGGAGGTCTTCTTCGCCGGGCAATACCATAAGCTCACCGCGGACAGGATCCAGATCATTGACCTTCTCCTCTCAACCTTCGAGGCGGCGGTGCTCCAGAGCTCCCAGCTGGAAAAGCTGGGAGGAGACTACCGGAACGCCCTTGAAGACGTGAAGCGGGCACAGGCAAACTTCCAGACCCTTATGGAGACCACCGGGGATGCCGTGGTTGTCGTTGAAGGCGGCGGAAAGGTCATCTACGTCAACCCCGCCGCGGAGCTGCTCTTCCACAAGGACTCCGCGGAACTCGTGGGAAAACCCTTCCTTTTCCCCCTGGAAGGGGAGGGCGGGCACCGGGAGATCGTCATCGACCTGCCGAACGGAGAAAGGGTGGTCGGAGATATGCGGACGGCCACCTCGAACTGGGACGGGGAGCTTGTGCGCTTCGCCACCATCCGGGATGTCACCGAGATGGTCCGGCTCAGAGAACTCCTTGAGAAGGAAGCGGTCACAGACACCCTGACGGGGCTTTATAACAGGAGAGGGTTCCTCTCCTTCGCGGAAAAGGCGCTGCAGCTTGCCGCAAGGATGGGCTTCAGGGCGACCTTCCTTTTCGCCGATCTGGACGGCTTCAAGAACGTGAACGACACCCTCGGTCACGAGGAGGGGGATGAAGTCCTCCGGGAAACGGCCTCCATTTTCCGGGAAACATTCCGTGTATCGGACATCCCGGGAAGGATAGGCGGGGACGAGTTCGCCGTTCTCATGCTCCACGACGGGGAGGACCAGCCGGGCAACGCTGTGGAGAGACTCGAAGAAGCCATCAGGCGGGCCAACGGTCGAAGGACCAGGGAGTACAGCCTGTCCATGAGCCTGGGCCTGAGCGAATGGAACCCGGGCCGTCCCGTCTCCCTGGGAGAGCTTATGGCCGATGCTGACCGGAGAATGTACGAAAACAAGATGGCCAGGAAGGGGAATGTGTGCGGGGAATGATGATTTTTTTCTTTTTGTGTTGACGTTCCTTCCCCCACTGGATATAATGTCCGAAACAAAAAAAGCACAGGCGATGATGCAGGATGCCCGAAGTAATGAATCTGCCGCCAGAGAGGGAAGTCCACAGGCTGAAAGGCTTCCCGGGCAGGAACGGAGGGACGAAAGACTGCGGAGCCGGGGCTGAAACGGTTCGAATGAACCGGAAGTACGCCTCCGGGGGGCTCCCGTCACAGGGCCGAGAGCGGGGCGCTGCAGCATGCGCCCAAGCAGGGTGGTACCGCGAGATCAACGACTCGTCCCTTCAGGGGGGCGGGTCGTTTTTTTATTATTCCCCCGGTTTTTCGAACAGAAAGAGGTGCAGGCGGAGTGGGGCAGCAGAACGTGAATGAGAGCGGGCATTTCCTTTTCGGAGGATGGGACGTGACGGAACTGGCGGAGCGGTTCGGTACGCCTCTGTACGTTCTGTCAGAGGAGGCGGTTCGTGCCAGGTGCAGGGCGGTGAGGGAATCCTTCATGGACCGGTGGGAGAATTCCCTGGCGGTGTACGCGGGGAAGGCCTTTCTTCCCATGGCCATGTGCAGGATCATTGCTTCGGAAGGCCTGGGGCTCGACGTGGTCTCGGGAGGAGAGCTCCACACGGCGAAATCCGCCGGCTTCCCCATGGAGAAGGTGTTTTTCCACGGCAACAGCAAGACGGCGGAGGAACTCCGCTTTGCCCTCGATGCGGGAGTGGGGCGCATCGTCGTGGACGGTACCTCCGAGCTCGACGCCCTTGAAGAGATCGCCCGGAACGGGGGGAAGAGAGCGGACATCCTCTTCCGTGTCACCCCGGGAGTGGACGCCCACACCCACAAATATATCCTTACGGGCCACACGGGCTCCAAGTTCGGCTTTCCCCTCCTGGGGAACTCCCTCAGGACGGCAGTCAGGAGAGCCATGAACTCGGACTGCCTTTCCCTCAGGGGCTTCCATTTCCACATCGGGTCCCAGATTTTCGAGAATACGTCCCACGTGATGGCCGTAGGCATCGGAGTGAAGACCATTGCCGAATTCTCCAGGGACCTCGGGTTCACCACCATGGAACTCAACATGGGCGGAGGGTACGGCGTGGAATTCGACCCCGAGGGGGAGACTCCTCCAATTTCATCCTTCACCGACGCCATGATGGAGGCGCTGGCTGCGGGGTGTGCGGCTGAGGGGATCCCCGTTCCCCGGGTGATCATCGAGCCGGGGCGGTGGGTTGTCTCCGAGGCGGGGGTTACCCTGTACACCGTCCAGACGGTGAAGACCATTGACGGGATGGTGACCTACGCCGGTGTGGACGGGGGTATGACGGACAATCCGAGGCCCGCCCTGTACGGAGCGAAGTACTGGGCTGTTGCCGCGGGCAAGATGGACAGGGAGCCCACGGAGACGGTAACGTTGGCCGGAAAATGCTGCGAGTCCGGGGACGTGCTCATCGAGGGGCTGAAGGTTCCTCCCCTGGAGCGGGGCGACCTGCTCGCCGTGCTGAACACGGGGGCTTACACCTTCTCCATGGCGAGCAATTACAACAGGATTCCGCGGCCTGCCGCCGTGCTGGTGAGCCCGGGAAGGGCGGACGTGATAGCCGAGCGGCAGACCTACGACGATGTGCTCCGGTGGGACAGGATTCCGGAGCATCTTCGGTGAACGAAACACCATATCCGGAGGTGGGGCCAGGGAAAAACGACGGAGCCGGAAGGATTCCCGCCCCTGTGGGGCGGAGAAGCGGATTGGGAACGAACGCCAAATACCAGGGAGGTTGAGAAGAGAAATGAGAAAGATCCTTATGATGACAGCGGCAGTTTTGATCCTTGTCTTTGCCGGAGCCGCCTTCGCGGATGACGTGATCCGCATCGGCCATACCGTGTCCCTCACCGGCGGCGCTTCCATGTGGGGGCAGTCCGAGGCCCGGGCGCTGGACATGCTCGTGAAGAAGATCAACGATGCGGGCGGCGTCCTCGGAAAGAAGATCGAGTTTGTCCGCTACGACAACCGGAATGACGGGGTCGAAGCGGTCAACGTGGCCCGCCGGCTTGTCTCCGACGGTGTCGTGGCCGTCATCGGCCCCGCCCAGAGCGGCAACTCCATCGCTTCCGCCCCCGTGTTCGAAAGGGCGAGCATCCCCATGGTGGTCACCACCGCCACCAACCCCTACGTGACCATCGACCAGAGGTCCGGCAAGGTCCGCCCCTTCGCCTTCCGCCCCTGCTTCATCGACCCCTTCCAGGGAACGGTGGCGGCCCGGTTTGCCGTGACCGACCTCGGAGCGAAGAAGGGCGCCATTCTCTATGACGTGGGATCGGACTACGGCCAGTGGCTCGCGAAGTACTTCGAAGAGGCATTCACGGAGAAGGGCGGCACCATCGTGGCGAAGGAAGCCTTCAGGACCGACGAACTCGACTACAGGGCCCAGCTCGGCAAGATGAAGGATCTGGCCCCTGACGTCATCTTCATCCCCACCAGCCAGAAGGAAGCCGCCATGGCCGCCAAGCAGGCCAGGGACCTCGGCATCGGCGCCGTGCTCCTCGGAACGGACAACTGGGGCAGCCCCGACCTCATCGAGCTCGGCGGAAGCGCCATTGACGGCGGGTATTTCGTGAACCTCGCGGACCTGGCCGACCCCGATATTCAGGATTTCGTGGCCGAATACAAGGCCGCCTTCGGCGAGGAACCCGTGCTCCCGAACCCCGTCATGGCTCAGGATGCCCTCATCATGATCGTGGAAGGCCTGAAGAAGGCCGGAACCACCGACGGCGCCAAGCTCGCCGACGCCCTCGCAAACCTGAAGGACATCAAGGTTACCAGCGGTCCGCTCACCATCAACCCCGAGGATCACAACCCCCTCGACAAGCCGGCGGTGATCCAGCAGGTGGACGTGGCCAACAAGACCTTCAAGTTCGTGAAGAAGTATTTTTCCGTCGAATAGACGGGGCTGTGCATCACCGGGGGCGCCCTTCGCCCGGGCGCTCCCCGGCTTTTTTTCTGAATTCCGTCCGGGACCGGGATAGCCGGAGGAGAGGCGACCTTTCCCAATACGCTCAAAGGATGTGTGGGCCGGATTGTTCCTTCAGACACTGATAACGGGCCTCTCCATAGGAGGCATCTACTCCCTGATGGCGGTGGGCTACTCCCTCGTCTTCAGCGTGCTTAATTTCAGCAATTTCGCCCACGGCGCGGTCATCATGCTCGGCGCCTACGTGGGGCTTGCCCTGGCGACGAAGCTCAGCCTGGGATTCGGTCTCGTTCTCGCGGGAAGCATCGCGGGAGCGGGGATCATCGCCGTTCTCAACGAACGGCTCGCCTATTCGAGCCTCCGCAGGCGGAAGGCTCCCTCCCTGTACCTCATGATCAGCGCCATGGGGTGTGCCGTGTTCCTCGAGAACATGGTCTACGCCACCATCGGCTCCAGGTTTTACGCCTTTCCCGAGTTCTTTGCCCGCCAGGTGATCACCGTCGGCGGAAGCAGCGTCAGCCTTCTTGACGTGGGGGCCTTCCTCTTCGCCCTTGCGGCCATCCTGGGACTTCACCTTTTCATAACCCGCACCCGCACCGGAATAGCCATCCGGGCAGGTGTCTCCGACATGACCATGTGCTCCCTCATGGGAGTTGACCTGGACAGGCTCATCGCCATCGTCTTCCTTCTCGCCGGCGGCTTCGCCGGAGTGGCGGGAGTCTTCCTGGGAATAAAGTATCTTGTGTATCCCACCATGGGATGGGTCACCAACAAGGCCTACATCGCCGCCGTCATCGGCGGCCTGGGCAGCCTGCCCGGGGCCCTCGCCGGGGGGCTTCTTCTCGGCGTCGTGGAGACCTTCGTCTCCTCCTACGTTTCGAGCGTGATGCGGGATGTATTCAGTTTCACGCTCCTGATCGCCTTCCTCGTCTGGAGACCCAACGGTCTCTGGGGGCAGGACAGCGAGGAAAAGGTGTAGCCATGGACTATATTCTTTCCATTGTGATTCTCGCGGGCATCAACATGATCGCCGTGCTCGGCCTCTCCATCTTCACCGGGTTCACGGGTCTCTTCTCCCTTGGGCACGCCGCCTTCGTGGCAGTGGGCGCCTACACTTCGGCGATCCTTACATACTACTACTACGTCCCCTTCTACCTCGCCCTCGCGGCGGGGGCCGCGGCGGCAGGGATCGTCAGCCTGGTCATCGGCGTGCCCACCCTCCGGGCGAAGCTCAGGAGCGACTACTTCGCCATCGCCATCCTCGGCTTCGGCGAAGCCCTCCGGGTCATCCTCGAAAATCTCGAGATCACCAACGGCGCAAGAGGTCTTCCGGGCATCGACGGGTTCACCACCATGCCCGTAGTGCTGGTCTGCCTCGCCGGAGGCGTGCTTGTGGCGAGAAACTTCCTCCGCTCCCGGTGGGGAGCCGCCTGCATCGCCATACGGGAAGATCCCGTGGCCGCCGAAATGGCAGGCGTGCGGCTTTTCCGCACCAGGCTCCTTTCCCTGGTGGTGAGCGCGGTGTACTGCGGCCTCTCGGGAGGACTGCTTGCCCACTTCCTCTCCTTCATCCAGCCGGTCATGTTCACCCTGGTCCAGTCCACCCAGCTGCTCGCGGCGGTCATCGCCGGCGGCATGGGCAGCATCTCCGGGCCCCTCATCGCTTCCTTCGTCTTCATCGGCCTCCCCGAAGCGCTCAGGGTGGCCCAGATGTGGCGCCTGGTGGCCTACGGGCTTCTTCTTGTGCTCATTATGGTCTATCGGCCCCAGGGGCTCATGGGATACTCCGAGCTCTCCAGGTTCTTCCGGAAAAACAGGAATACTGAAGGGAGGTCCCGGTCATGACAGCGGCCGGGAGACCTCTCCTCGAGGTGACGGGGCTCACGAAAACCTTCGGAGGCATCCGGGCGGTGGACCGGTTTTCCTTCGGTGTCAGGGAAGGTTCCGTCACGGGAATCATCGGCCCCAACGGTGCGGGGAAGACCACGGTGTTCAATCTTGTCACGGGCATCTACCGCCCCACGGAGGGGACCATCCTCTTCGAAGGGGAGGAGATGGGAGGGCTCCGTCCCGATGCCATCGTCAGAAAAGGCATCGCCAGAACGTTCCAGAACATCCGGCTCTTCAACAGGCGAACCTGCCTTGAGAATGTCCTCACCCCCCTCCTCCAGAGAGAGCCGTGCAGTTTCCTCGGCGCCCTCCTGGGGACTCCGGGAACACGGCGCATGGAAAGGGAGCTCCACGACAGGGCCATGGGCCTCCTGGCGTCCCTGGGGCTCGAACGGTACGCGGACTGGCAGGCGAACACCCTGCCCTACGGGCTGCAGCGTAAGCTGGAAATCGCCCGGGCTCTCGCCACGGAGCCGAAGCTCCTGCTTCTGGACGAACCGGCGGCGG
Coding sequences:
- a CDS encoding branched-chain amino acid ABC transporter permease, translating into MDYILSIVILAGINMIAVLGLSIFTGFTGLFSLGHAAFVAVGAYTSAILTYYYYVPFYLALAAGAAAAGIVSLVIGVPTLRAKLRSDYFAIAILGFGEALRVILENLEITNGARGLPGIDGFTTMPVVLVCLAGGVLVARNFLRSRWGAACIAIREDPVAAEMAGVRLFRTRLLSLVVSAVYCGLSGGLLAHFLSFIQPVMFTLVQSTQLLAAVIAGGMGSISGPLIASFVFIGLPEALRVAQMWRLVAYGLLLVLIMVYRPQGLMGYSELSRFFRKNRNTEGRSRS
- a CDS encoding ABC transporter ATP-binding protein translates to MTAAGRPLLEVTGLTKTFGGIRAVDRFSFGVREGSVTGIIGPNGAGKTTVFNLVTGIYRPTEGTILFEGEEMGGLRPDAIVRKGIARTFQNIRLFNRRTCLENVLTPLLQREPCSFLGALLGTPGTRRMERELHDRAMGLLASLGLERYADWQANTLPYGLQRKLEIARALATEPKLLLLDEPAAGMNPEETRSLAVLVSEVREKFSVTILLIEHHMDLVMNICSPIVVMNFGALLAAGTPDEVRANPDVVAAYLGKGKKSHDRTAG
- a CDS encoding branched-chain amino acid ABC transporter permease gives rise to the protein MFLQTLITGLSIGGIYSLMAVGYSLVFSVLNFSNFAHGAVIMLGAYVGLALATKLSLGFGLVLAGSIAGAGIIAVLNERLAYSSLRRRKAPSLYLMISAMGCAVFLENMVYATIGSRFYAFPEFFARQVITVGGSSVSLLDVGAFLFALAAILGLHLFITRTRTGIAIRAGVSDMTMCSLMGVDLDRLIAIVFLLAGGFAGVAGVFLGIKYLVYPTMGWVTNKAYIAAVIGGLGSLPGALAGGLLLGVVETFVSSYVSSVMRDVFSFTLLIAFLVWRPNGLWGQDSEEKV